A single Tachypleus tridentatus isolate NWPU-2018 chromosome 9, ASM421037v1, whole genome shotgun sequence DNA region contains:
- the LOC143225357 gene encoding choline kinase alpha-like isoform X1 has translation MTQVFEGLTLASSLSKLRSSKEMRDKAYRLCREYLSGSWKNISSSDLVFTALSGGLSNLLYHCSLPKTHTPLDGEPDQVLLRMYGQVHDGQVEANITESIIFMLLSERNLGPKLYGIFPEGRLEEYIPAKAMTCQELQDPDISTKIARKLAFIHQLEVPINKEPVWMFGKMDKWLQKIRSICIENIDKSNRKYAEYLLSQNLESECIWLRSFIENVASPVVFCHNDLQEGNILLPERQNSNEDKVIFIDFEYCSYNYRGFDIANHFLEWCYDYSLPEYPHFTIKMENFPSKEQQLNFIHEYMKSYTRDSLINIEMQDEILREVQVFSLASHLFWTLWSISSGYCSTIRFGYWHYEKKEEISLNSIQ, from the exons ATGACTCAAGTCTTCGAAGGTTTGACTTTAGCCAG TTCACTGTCGAAATTACGTTCAAGCAAGGAGATGAGGGATAAAGCATACAGACTTTGTCGAGAGTATCTTAGTGGTTCGTGGAAAAACATCTCGAGTTCCGACTTGGTGTTTACTGCATTAAG TGGAGGTCTTAGTAACTTGCTGTATCACTGCTCACTTCCAAAAACTCACACTCCTCTGGACGGTGAACCTGATCAAGTCCTGCTTCGTATGTACGGTCAGGTCCACGATGGACAGGTTGAAGCAAACATTAcagaaagtattatatttatgCTGCTTTCTGAGAGAAATCTTGGACCAAAGCTTTATGGTATTTTCCCAGAAGGAAGGCTTGAAGAATATATTCCT GCCAAAGCCATGACTTGCCAAGAACTTCAAGACCCTGATATTTCAACTAAGATAGCCAGAAAACTTGCTTTCATCCACCAGCTGGAAGTGCCTATTAACAAAGAACCAGTTTGGATGTTTGGAAAAATGGATAA GTGGCTCCAGAAAATAAGGAGTATCTGTATAGAAAATATTGATAAATCCAACAGAAAATATGCCGAGTATTTGCTTTCTCAAAATCTTGAAAGCGAATGTATCTGGTTGAg GTCATTTATTGAAAATGTAGCATCTCCTGTGGTGTTTTGTCATAATGACCTTCAAGAAG gaAATATTCTATTGCCCGAAAGACAAAACTCCAATGAggacaaagtaatttttattgacTTTGAATACTGTAGTTACAACTACAG GGGTTTTGATATTGCTAACCATTTCTTGGAATGGTGTTATGACTATTCTTTACCAGAATACCCACATTTCACCATCAAAATGGAAAACTTTCCTTCGAAAGAACAACAG CTAAATTTTATCCATGAATATATGAAAAGCTACACTAGAGATTCTTTGATTAATATAGAAATGCAGGATGAGATCTTGAGAGAAGTTCAGGTTTTTTCCCTTGCCTCGCACCTCTTTTGGACTTTATGGAGTATCAGCAGTGGGTACTGTTCTACCATCAGATTTGGTTATTGG CACTATGAGAAGAAAGAAGAAATCAGTTTGAACAGTATACAATGA
- the LOC143225357 gene encoding choline kinase alpha-like isoform X2: protein MTQVFEGLTLASSLSKLRSSKEMRDKAYRLCREYLSGSWKNISSSDLVFTALSGGLSNLLYHCSLPKTHTPLDGEPDQVLLRMYGQVHDGQVEANITESIIFMLLSERNLGPKLYGIFPEGRLEEYIPAKAMTCQELQDPDISTKIARKLAFIHQLEVPINKEPVWMFGKMDKWLQKIRSICIENIDKSNRKYAEYLLSQNLESECIWLRSFIENVASPVVFCHNDLQEGNILLPERQNSNEDKVIFIDFEYCSYNYRGFDIANHFLEWCYDYSLPEYPHFTIKMENFPSKEQQLNFIHEYMKSYTRDSLINIEMQDEILREVQVFSLASHLFWTLWSISSGYCSTIRFGYWVLGED, encoded by the exons ATGACTCAAGTCTTCGAAGGTTTGACTTTAGCCAG TTCACTGTCGAAATTACGTTCAAGCAAGGAGATGAGGGATAAAGCATACAGACTTTGTCGAGAGTATCTTAGTGGTTCGTGGAAAAACATCTCGAGTTCCGACTTGGTGTTTACTGCATTAAG TGGAGGTCTTAGTAACTTGCTGTATCACTGCTCACTTCCAAAAACTCACACTCCTCTGGACGGTGAACCTGATCAAGTCCTGCTTCGTATGTACGGTCAGGTCCACGATGGACAGGTTGAAGCAAACATTAcagaaagtattatatttatgCTGCTTTCTGAGAGAAATCTTGGACCAAAGCTTTATGGTATTTTCCCAGAAGGAAGGCTTGAAGAATATATTCCT GCCAAAGCCATGACTTGCCAAGAACTTCAAGACCCTGATATTTCAACTAAGATAGCCAGAAAACTTGCTTTCATCCACCAGCTGGAAGTGCCTATTAACAAAGAACCAGTTTGGATGTTTGGAAAAATGGATAA GTGGCTCCAGAAAATAAGGAGTATCTGTATAGAAAATATTGATAAATCCAACAGAAAATATGCCGAGTATTTGCTTTCTCAAAATCTTGAAAGCGAATGTATCTGGTTGAg GTCATTTATTGAAAATGTAGCATCTCCTGTGGTGTTTTGTCATAATGACCTTCAAGAAG gaAATATTCTATTGCCCGAAAGACAAAACTCCAATGAggacaaagtaatttttattgacTTTGAATACTGTAGTTACAACTACAG GGGTTTTGATATTGCTAACCATTTCTTGGAATGGTGTTATGACTATTCTTTACCAGAATACCCACATTTCACCATCAAAATGGAAAACTTTCCTTCGAAAGAACAACAG CTAAATTTTATCCATGAATATATGAAAAGCTACACTAGAGATTCTTTGATTAATATAGAAATGCAGGATGAGATCTTGAGAGAAGTTCAGGTTTTTTCCCTTGCCTCGCACCTCTTTTGGACTTTATGGAGTATCAGCAGTGGGTACTGTTCTACCATCAGATTTGGTTATTGG